One genomic region from Streptomyces sp. NBC_00582 encodes:
- a CDS encoding SchA/CurD-like domain-containing protein: MTTTPAPASAPLTRRVSQRVSQSVFDGSRLRVVLLVDVHDGAQQQFLEAYEQLCNQVASVPGHVSDQLCQSIENPSQWLITSEWESAPPFLTWVNSEEHVEMVKPLHSCVRDTRSLRFHVVRETGGPAANAGRALQTSPRMGDGVIRHALTFTVQPGSEEKVARILSDYASPDPKVDDTTRLCRTSLYMHGNRVVRAIEVRGDLMAALRHVARQPEVRAVEEAINPYLEQDRDLDDPDSARVFFTRAALPAVHHVAADQEAPKAERHALYYPAKPGCGLELARLLAEQDEAAADDPKCPVLSSTIFQRDDVVVRLVDVRHGVGADDPALSPKAAELKRLLDGRAQKGAAGPTRMALVTDRRSPGA; the protein is encoded by the coding sequence ATGACCACCACGCCCGCTCCCGCCTCCGCGCCGCTGACCCGCCGCGTGTCGCAGCGTGTCTCCCAGTCCGTGTTCGACGGTTCCCGGCTCCGGGTCGTCCTGCTGGTCGATGTCCACGACGGCGCCCAGCAGCAGTTCCTGGAGGCGTACGAGCAGCTCTGCAACCAGGTCGCCTCCGTCCCCGGCCATGTCAGCGACCAGCTCTGCCAGTCGATCGAGAACCCCTCCCAGTGGCTCATCACCAGTGAGTGGGAGAGCGCCCCGCCGTTCCTCACCTGGGTGAACAGCGAGGAGCACGTGGAGATGGTCAAGCCGCTGCACAGCTGTGTCCGCGACACCCGCAGCCTGCGCTTCCACGTCGTACGGGAGACCGGCGGGCCGGCGGCGAACGCCGGCCGCGCCCTGCAGACGTCGCCCCGGATGGGGGACGGGGTGATCCGCCACGCGCTCACCTTCACCGTGCAGCCGGGCAGCGAGGAGAAGGTCGCCCGCATCCTGTCCGACTACGCCTCGCCCGACCCGAAGGTCGACGACACCACGCGGCTGTGCCGTACGTCCCTGTACATGCACGGCAACCGGGTGGTGCGGGCCATCGAGGTGCGGGGCGACCTGATGGCCGCGCTGCGCCATGTCGCCCGGCAGCCCGAGGTGCGGGCCGTCGAGGAGGCCATCAACCCCTATCTGGAACAGGACCGGGACCTCGACGACCCGGACTCCGCACGGGTGTTCTTCACCCGGGCGGCGCTGCCCGCCGTCCACCACGTGGCGGCCGACCAGGAGGCCCCGAAGGCCGAGCGGCACGCCCTGTACTACCCGGCGAAGCCCGGCTGCGGCCTGGAGCTGGCCCGGCTGCTGGCCGAGCAGGACGAGGCGGCCGCGGACGACCCGAAGTGCCCGGTGCTGAGCAGCACGATCTTCCAGCGCGACGACGTCGTGGTGCGCCTGGTGGACGTACGGCACGGGGTGGGCGCCGACGACCCCGCGCTGTCGCCGAAGGCGGCCGAGCTGAAGCGGCTGCTGGACGGCCGCGCCCAGAAGGGTGCCGCCGGGCCGACCCGGATGGCCCTCGTCACCGACCGCCGCTCGCCCGGCGCCTGA